From Musa acuminata AAA Group cultivar baxijiao chromosome BXJ3-8, Cavendish_Baxijiao_AAA, whole genome shotgun sequence, one genomic window encodes:
- the LOC103995483 gene encoding transcription factor MYB1-like, with amino-acid sequence MGRRPCCSKEGLNRGAWSACEDKILSDYIKTHGEGKWRDLPKRAGLKRCGKSCRLRWLNYLRPDIKRGNITEDEESLIIKLHRLLGNRWSLIAGRLPGRTDNEIKNYWNTNLSKKMTPPRTCIRRPVKGKEARKEESPEEVKAAGEASAVIRTKAVRCTKVYLPSPPDDPPTHHGSKPTNNGSPSSSVPRDADPSGWFFEDFNMEELVPSFQDDCFLQLRMDDVQDGGNMNGIVGDDLLWFCDAVHQDFRGSTDRPELQVAAEIGTLASLIDSVENGKANGGARHMVSRS; translated from the exons ATGGGGAGGAGGCCTTGTTGCTCCAAGGAGGGACTCAACCGAGGAGCGTGGTCTGCTTGTGAAGACAAGATCCTGTCTGACTACATTAAGACTCATGGCGAAGGTAAATGGAGAGACCTCCCAAAGAGGGCAG GGTTGAAGCGGTGTGGTAAGAGCTGCCGACTGCGGTGGCTGAACTACCTGAGGCCAGATATCAAGAGAGGTAACATCACGGAGGACGAAGAGAGTCTCATCATCAAGCTTCATAGGCTCCTCGGGAATAG ATGGTCGCTCATTGCGGGCAGATTGCCGGGGAGAACGGACAATgaaatcaagaactactggaacacaaACCTAAGCAAGAAAATGACGCCCCCCCGGACTTGCATCAGGAGACCGGTCAAAGGGAAGGAGGCCAGGAAAGAGGAGTCACCGGAGGAGGTGAAGGCAGCGGGCGAGGCCAGTGCTGTGATTCGTACCAAGGCCGTGAGGTGCACCAAGGTCTATCTCCCGTCACCGCCGGATGACCCACCGACCCACCACGGCTCCAAACCTACCAACAATGGGAGCCCATCTTCGTCGGTCCCTCGAGACGCCGACCCCTCCGGCTGGTTCTTCGAGGACTTCAACATGGAAGAACTGGTGCCCAGCTTTCAGGACGACTGTTTCTTACAGCTTAGGATGGACGATGTACAAGACGGCGGCAACATGAACGGAATTGTTGGCGACGACTTGCTTTGGTTCTGCGACGCCGTGCACCAAGATTTCAGAGGAAGTACCGATCGCCCAGAACTGCAAGTAGCCGCTGAGATTGGTACATTAGCTTCGCTGATAGATTCGGTAGAGAACGGGAAAGCAAACGGTGGTGCCAGGCACATGGTTTCACGGAGCTGA
- the LOC135644051 gene encoding protein FIP1-like → MREDRNRNFGIGRTIAMAHERPSSSPSASLTAEENNLFLDILHEAPLSGHRQPRGIFGSVLYCVVLAGYAVVAAAAPWIFLLVPKLVPTLLCSCNVLLLIITGIFQQYWVYQVRKVRLQGYYSFSQRLKHIARLPFATITYGSALMLLVLVWQPYIHILSISTLLRIIMIVEVICAGCFMSVYIGCIHQYNSLNGQPDILKSLYSALQPSSSLEDLRYYDGGRLSDQQMALLQYQRENLHYLSEEVLRLQECLSKYQRSDDGSTPQVDLAHLLASRDQELRALTAEMNQVHSELRLARSLIAERDSEVQHMRATNNQYVEENERLRAILGEWSARAAKLERALEAERMSIVELQKSIAELRSKPPNQLADEHQE, encoded by the exons ATGCGGGAAGACCGCAATCGGAACTTTGGAATCGGGCGAACTATCGCGATGGCGCACGAAAGACCCTCTTCCTCCCCGTCCGCTTCTCTCACCGCTGAAGAGAACAACCT GTTTCTTGACATACTTCATGAAGCTCCATTATCCGGTCATCGGCAGCCTCGAGGCATCTTTGGTAGCGTCCTATATTGTGTCGTATTG GCAGGATATGCTGTTGTAGCTGCAGCAGCTCCATGGATATTTCTTCTAGTACCAAAATTAGTTCCAACACTGCTCTGTAGTTGCAATGTCCTCCTTTTGATAATTACAG GCATATTTCAACAGTATTGGGTTTACCAGGTTAGAAAAGTGCGCTTGCAG GGTTATTACTCTTTCAGCCAAAGACTGAAGCATATTGCTCGACTTCCATTTGCTACCATTACCTATG GAAGTGCACTGATGCTGCTTGTATTAGTTTGGCAACCGTATATACACATATTATCTATATCAACATTGTTGAG GATAATCATGATTGTGGAAGTCATCTGTGCTGGATGCTTTATGAGTGTATATATTG GGTGCATCCATCAATACAATTCTTTGAATGGTCAACCTGATATATTGAAGTCACTTTACTCTGCGTTGCAACCATCAAGTTCTTTGGAGGATCTCAG ATATTATGATGGTGGCCGTCTTTCGGACCAACAAATGGCACTGTTGCAGTACCAGCGGGAAAATCTGCATTATTTGAGTGAGGAG GTTCTCCGTTTACAAGAATGCTTAAGCAAATATCAACGATCTGATGATGGAAGTACCCCCCAG GTTGATCTTGCTCATCTATTAGCTTCTCGTGATCAAGAACTCCGAGCATTGACCGCTGAG ATGAACCAAGTGCACTCTGAACTTCGCCTTGCTCGTAGCTTAATTGCTGAGAGAGACTCTGAAGTCCAACACATGCGTGCAACAAACAACCAG TACGTCGAAGAGAACGAGAGACTGAGAGCTATTCTAGGAGAATGGAGTGCTCGGGCAGCCAAG CTTGAGCGAGCGCTTGAGGCAGAACGCATGTCGATTGTGGAATTGCAGAAGAGCATAGCAGAGCTGCGAAGCAAACCACCCAATCAGTTGGCCGATGAGCATCAAGAATAA
- the LOC135646032 gene encoding cytokinin dehydrogenase 11-like gives MPTTMIAYVEQQRRLVSDGDAEPSDGGDAGQENIGALDVAAAAAAGDIALAARDFGGMVFIPPATLLRPSTTDDVVRAVCVARRSSRLTVAARGNGHSVGGQAMARGGVVLDMRDLGPPMELVRCGGVAADVPAGALWEEVLEWGVRNHGMAPTSWTDYLGLTVGGTLSNGGIGGQAFRHGPQVANVAELEVVTGDGERRVCSPSLCSDLFFAALGGLGQFGVITRARIPLVPAPKMVRWIRVVYKGFEEYAGDAEWLVTRADSEAFDYVEGFAFVNDVSDPVNGWGSVPILPGSVFDPAKIPAESEPILYCLELALHHNHSGAAGVDERAKEMLWPLRYMRGLVFAADVSYVDFLSRVGRSEEEARANGTWATPHPWLNILVSSSDIADFDRTVFKRILRRGVGGPMLVYPLLRSKWDPRMSVAVPESEVFYLVALLRFIAPREGDAALEEAVAQNREIIGCCRSKGYDFKVYIPRYESEADWARHFGRDWARFVERKRRYDPIAILAPGQTIFARAEPPAAAP, from the exons ATGCCTACCACGATGATAGCTTACGTCGAACAGCAACGGCGCCTCGTGTCTGACGGCGATGCGGAGCCCAGCGACGGCGGCGACGCCGGCCAGGAGAACATCGGCGCGCTCgatgtcgccgccgccgccgctgccggagACATCGCCCTCGCTGCGCGGGACTTCGGCGGGATGGTCTTCATTCCGCCTGCAACCCTTCTCCGGCCGTCCACGACAGACGACGTTGTCCGCGCCGTCTGCGTCGCTAGGCGCTCGTCCCGACTTACCGTCGCCGCCCGCGGCAACGGCCACTCTGTCGGCGGCCAGGCCATGGCTAGGGGCGGCGTCGTGCTCGACATGCGCGATCTCGGGCCCCCCATGGAGCTAGTCCGGTGCGGGGGCGTTGCCGCAGACGTCCCCGCGGGGGCGCTGTGGGAGGAGGTCCTGGAGTGGGGCGTCCGGAACCATGGGATGGCGCCGACGTCGTGGACGGACTACCTGGGGCTCACCGTCGGCGGGACCCTCTCGAACGGGGGGATCGGCGGCCAGGCCTTCCGGCACGGCCCGCAGGTGGCCAACGTGGCGGAGCTGGAGGTAGTCACCGGCGATGGCGAGCGGCGTGTCTGCTCGCCCTCGTTGTGCTCTGATCTCTTCTTCGCGGCCCTCGGCGGGCTCGGCCAGTTCGGCGTCATCACCCGCGCCCGAATCCCTCTCGTCCCCGCCCCCAAAATG GTGAGGTGGATAAGGGTGGTTTACAAAGGATTCGAGGAGTACGCGGGCGACGCTGAGTGGCTAGTGACTCGGGCTGACTCGGAAGCGTTCGACTACGTGGAGGGTTTCGCCTTCGTGAACGACGTCTCCGACCCGGTGAACGGGTGGGGATCTGTGCCGATCCTTCCCGGCTCGGTCTTTGACCCGGCGAAAATCCCGGCGGAGTCGGAGCCCATCCTCTACTGCCTCGAGCTAGCGCTCCACCACAACCACAGCGGGGCGGCGGGCGTGGACGAG CGGGCGAAGGAGATGCTGTGGCCGCTGCGGTACATGCGGGGTCTGGTGTTCGCGGCGGACGTGAGCTACGTGGACTTCCTGTCGCGGGTGGGGCGGTCGGAGGAGGAGGCGCGGGCGAACGGGACTTGGGCCACGCCGCACCCGTGGCTCAACATCCTCGTCTCCTCGTCGGACATCGCCGACTTCGACCGCACCGTCTTCAAGCGCATTCTCAGGAGGGGCGTCGGCGGGCCCATGCTCGTGTACCCGTTGCTCCGGAGCAA GTGGGACCCGCGGATGTCGGTGGCCGTGCCGGAGAGCGAGGTGTTCTACCTGGTGGCGCTGCTCCGGTTCATCGCGCCGCGGGAGGGGGACGCCGCGTTGGAGGAAGCGGTGGCGCAGAACCGGGAAATCATCGGTTGCTGCCGGAGTAAGGGCTACGATTTCAAGGTCTACATCCCCCGCTACGAGAGCGAGGCCGATTGGGCCCGGCACTTCGGGAGGGACTGGGCGCGGTTCGTGGAGCGGAAAAGGCGATACGATCCCATCGCGATCCTCGCTCCCGGGCAGACGATCTTCGCCCGGGCCGAGCCTCCCGCCGCCGCTCCCTAA